One Rosa chinensis cultivar Old Blush chromosome 3, RchiOBHm-V2, whole genome shotgun sequence DNA window includes the following coding sequences:
- the LOC112194630 gene encoding RING-H2 finger protein ATL43, producing the protein MAIMVGVLMTLFSFMFLLLLYAKHCKRGSFVVIGGTTDSRSPGGVGLRKNSGIDQVIVDSLPVFQFRSLREHKDGLECTVCLTRIEPTEVLRLLSKCKHPFHVECVDKWLDAHSTCLLCRCRVDPEVPRQLDLVPEKNRTRGRRRKPRTSEKRQPPFKPRQNEAGAKNHRLLPQIKQYRRWWVPPTMERRTTVRSSLPSLRDDHKRERTDTSEAGTKMSFFDRFWYLSGGSKLSRSW; encoded by the coding sequence ATGGCCATAATGGTCGGAGTTCTGATGACTCTGTTCTCCTTCAtgtttcttctcctcctctacGCCAAGCACTGCAAGCGCGGCAGCTTCGTCGTCATAGGAGGAACCACTGACTCCAGATCTCCCGGCGGGGTGGGTCTCCGTAAAAACTCAGGAATCGACCAGGTCATCGTCGATTCCCTCCCGGTTTTCCAGTTCAGGTCGCTCAGGGAACACAAGGACGGCCTCGAATGCACAGTCTGCCTCACCCGAATCGAGCCCACCGAGGTCCTCCGCCTCCTCTCGAAATGCAAGCACCCCTTCCACGTGGAGTGCGTTGACAAGTGGCTCGACGCCCACTCGACCTGCCTGCTCTGCCGCTGCCGGGTCGACCCGGAGGTCCCTCGACAGCTGGATCTGGTTCCAGAAAAAAATCGAACCCGTGGCCGCCGCCGGAAGCCAAGAACGTCCGAGAAAAGACAGCCTCCTTTTAAGCCACGACAAAACGAGGCTGGAGCAAAGAATCATCGTCTCCTCCCCCAGATCAAGCAATACCGGCGATGGTGGGTTCCACCAACGATGGAGCGACGTACAACAGTCCGATCTTCTCTACCTTCGCTCCGAGATGATCATAAGCGAGAACGGACTGACACGTCAGAGGCAGGAACAAAGATGTCCTTCTTTGACAGGTTCTGGTACCTCTCGGGAGGCAGCAAATTAAGCAGATCATGGTAA
- the LOC112192744 gene encoding uncharacterized protein LOC112192744 codes for MDMVQFIPKVGKLIHVYIVCSVGRMYLQDWELDHYDDEIDHLSYVGHAIDDLWLEDDAPEDVEEDAQKAEDVQQEAQVTSEDEYMPEEVILVPQTQPVGNRHNGLGPQERQRRGPPCRHASTSRNKGDKGKEKVVEQEVESPKKKRGRPKKDLKRRYSTRSSGEGCSRPVTYSESDDSDDSDDPNYEGIVDSDFELDDADDEVEFHTHVDGDPSNVEEWEEIGFNGTISDEDGTASDGFPSLHGSSDESGEDIGMFPVKGKKRFSNWKEFNQFADMKNPTFELGMIFPSSTVFKKAMRKHAVLTKKELRFQKNTRHKVKVVCITSPGCPFTVYASTPDKENPNIQIKTFRPVHKCSSVEGKVYHCHAPFIADEYANFFMNDPNWTREGVQNAVGKDFGMDIGYQMAYRAKRRAVKLAQGSHEDQYNLLESYAHELKKKNPGTSVWIQTELDEDLTRFKRIYICLEPLKIGWRAGCRPIIGLDGCHLKGVHKGHLLTAVGIDGNNGIYPIAWAIVESECRDSWTWFLELLRVDLQIYHSVHYAFISDKQKGLEQAIKDLFPFSEHRHCVRHLHNNFKGDGFGGLELKQKLWAVARACTMRQYEHAMEELKKSSVGAWGWCMDRPAKHWSKSHFKDTFKCDILLNNHSESFNKSLLQARKKPILGCLEDIRTSAMVRVCNRRNSGHNWKCRVGPRVEKLLKKNAEWSHEYRALQSSEMRFEIQGRGVGCASGVITQHSVQLDKKSCSCRRWDVSGLPCGHAIAAIYSKGWSPDEFVDDHYRMEKYLEAYEQVINPIAGISEWEIIHRPIAAPLYRAQPGRPKLKRNKEPGEEPPAAGTEKLSRSFYSQVKCGRCHKKGHNVRTCLRRNQENAENELPTEDGANVLPPEDGANVQQQPEHENVQVPDNAEVPQVIHQQPQLISDNLSQNVTIDVDVVIGMQSQTSTNIVHQPQPQGSSNPVFSSRRFKSPARRIKPGKKLAEGSTSATNSGTDSTRPSWKY; via the exons ATGGACATGGTCCAGTTCATACCTAAGGTTGGGAAGTTAATTCATGTATACATTGTTTGCTCAGTTGGAAGAATGTATTTGCAAGATTGGGAGTTAGATCACTATGATGATGAAATTGATCATTTGTCCTACGTTGGACATGCCATTGATGACTTGTGGTTGGAAGATGATGCACCAGAAGATGTGGAAGAGGATGCTCAAAAAGCTGAAGATGTTCAACAGGAGGCCCAGGTGACTTCTGAAGATGAGTATATGCCAGAAGAGGTGATACTTGTGCCACAGACCCAGCCAGTTGGAAATAGGCATAATGGGCTTGGCCCACAGGAAAGACAAAGAAGAGGCCCACCTTGTAGGCATGCTTCCACTTCACGGAATAAGGGTGATAAAGGGAAGGAGAAAGTTGTTGAGCAAGAGGTGGAAAGTCCAAAGAAGAAGCGGGGCAGGCCAAAGAAGGACTTGAAGAGGAGGTATTCGACTAGGAGCAGTGGTGAGGGGTGTTCCCGACCAGTGACTTATTCTGAAAGTGATGACAGTGATGATTCAGACGATCCAAATTATGAGGGGATTGTAGACAGTGATTTTGAGTTGGATGATGCAGATGATGAGGTGGAGTTTCATACGCATGTTGATGGTGATCCTAGCAATGTCGAGGAATGGGAAGAAATTGgattcaatggaacaatctcgGATGAGGATGGGACTGCTTCTGATGGCTTTCCCAGTCTGCATGGTTCTTCAGATGAAAGTGGGGAGGATATTGGGATGTTTCCTGTGAAGGGTAAGAAGAGGTTTTCTAATTGGAAGGAGTTCAATCAGTTTGCTGACATGAAGAATCCTACATTTGAGCTAGGTATGATCTTTCCTAGCTCCACAGTGTTCAAGAAAGCCATGAGGAAGCATGCAGTTCTTACAAAGAAGGAACTGAGGTTTCAGAAGAATACAAGGCATAAGGTAAAGGTGGTATGTATTACAAGTCCAGGGTGTCCATTCACAGTTTATGCATCTACTCCAGATAAAGAGAACCCAAACATTCAGATCAAGACCTTCAGACCAGTGCACAAGTGCTCAAGTGTAGAGGGAAAGGTGTATCACTGTCATGCTCCCTTTATTGCTGATGAGTATGCTAATTTTTTCATGAATGATCCCAATTGGACTAGGGAAGGGGTCCAGAATGCAGTTGGAAAAGATTTTGGAATGGATATAGGGTATCAAATGGCTTATAGAGCTAAGAGGAGGGCAGTTAAGTTAGCTCAAGGGAGTCATGAGGATCAGTATAATCTGCTTGAGAGCTATGCACatgaattgaaaaagaaaaacccgGGTACCTCTGTATGGATTCAAACAGAGCTAGATGAAGATCTGACACGGTTTAAGAGGATTTATATCTGCTTAGAGCCTTTGAAGATTGGTTGGAGGGCAGGTTGTAGGCCAATCATAGGGCTGGATGGGTGTCACCTTAAGGGTGTTCACAAGGGGCACTTGCTGACAGCTGTAGGTATTGATGGGAATAATGGAATTTATCCCATTGCTTGGGCAATAGTGGAGTCTGAATGTAGAGATAGCTGGACATGGTTTTTGGAGTTACTGAGAGTGGATCTTCAAATATACCACAGTGTGCATTATGCTTTCATTTCTGATAAACAGAAAGGTCTAGAGCAAGCTATCAAGGACCTGTTCCCATTCTCTGAACACAGACATTGTGTTCGACACCTCCACAATAATTTCAAAGGTGATGGCTTTGGTGGTTTGGAgctgaaacaaaaattatggGCTGTTGCAAGAGCATGTACAATGAGGCAGTATGAGCATGCAATGGAAGAGCTGAAGAAATCTTCTGTTGGGGCATGGGGCTGGTGCATGGATAGACCAGCAAAACATTGGTCTAAGTCACACTTTAAGGATACATTCAAGTGTGACATACTTCTTAACAACCACAGTGAGTCATTTAATAAGAGTTTGCTGCAAGCTAGGAAGAAGCCTATTCTGGGGTGTTTGGAGGATATCAGGACAAGTGCAATGGTTAGAGTATGTAACAGGAGAAACTCAGGGCATAATTGGAAGTGTAGGGTTGGACCTAGGGTTGAAAAGTTGTTGAAGAAGAATGCTGAGTGGAGCCATGAATACAGGGCTCTTCAATCAAGTGAGATGAGGTTTGAAATTCAGGGAAGAGGAGTTGGTTGTGCATCTGGTGTCATTACTCAGCACTCAGTGCAATTGGACAAGAAGAGCTGCAGTTGTAGAAGATGGGATGTCAGTGGACTCCCTTGTGGTCATGCCATTGCAGCCATTTATTCAAAGGGCTGGTCACCAGATGAGTTTGTAGATGATCACTATAGGATGGAGAAATACCTTGAGGCTTATGAGCAAGTAATCAACCCCATTGCTGGTATCAGTGAATGGGAGATCATCCACAGGCCTATTGCAGcacccttatatagggcacaacCTGGAAGGCCCAAactgaaaagaaacaaagagccAG GAGAAGAACCACCAGCTGCTGGTACTGAAAAGCTCTCAAGGAGTTTTTATTCGCAGGTCAAGTGTGGGAGATGCCATAAAAAAGGACACAATGTTAGGACCTGTTTGAGGAGAAATCAG GAGAATGCTGAAAATGAGCTGCCTACAGAAGATGGTGCAAATGTTCTGCCACCAGAAGATGGTGCAAATGTGCAGCAACAGCCTGAACATGAAAATGTTCAAGTTCCAGATAATGCAGAGGTGCCCCAAGTCATTCATCAGCAACCACAACTCATTTCTGATAATTTAAGTCAGAATGTCACAATTGATGTGGATGTTGTCATTGGAATGCAGTCACAGACTTCAACCAATATTGTTCATCAACCACAg CCACAAGGTTCCTCCAATCCTGTATTCTCAAGCAGGAGATTCAAGTCACCAGCAAGAAGGATCAAACCAGGAAAGAAGCTTGCAGAAGGTTCTACTTCAGCCACAAACTCTGGGACGGATTCAACAAGGCCCTCATGGAAGTATTGA